The following are encoded together in the Cynocephalus volans isolate mCynVol1 chromosome 4, mCynVol1.pri, whole genome shotgun sequence genome:
- the NEU3 gene encoding sialidase-3, whose protein sequence is MEEPPAPSSARRETEEPGALAEVMEEVTSCAFNSPLFQQEDKRGITYRIPALLYVPPTHTFLAFAEKRSSRRDEDALHLVLRRGLRTGHLVQWEPLKPLMEATLPGHRTMNPCPVWERKNGRVYLFFICVRGRVTEHQQIVSGRNATRLCFIYSQDAGCSWSEVRDLTEEVIGPEVKHWATFAVGPGHGIQLQSGRLVVPAYAYYIPYWFFCFRLPCKARPHSLMIYSDDLGTTWHHGRLIRPMVTVECEVAEVTGRAGHPVLYCSARTPNRCRAEALSTDHGECFQRLALSRQLCEPPHGCQGSVVSFRPLEISRRCQDPSDKDAPTIQQSSLLDSPPRLEEESGALSESWLLYSHPTSRKRRIDLGIYLNQTPLEAACWSHPWILHCGPCGYSDLAALEEEGLFGCLFECGIKRECEQIAFRLFTDQDILSHIQGDFTSPGRNLN, encoded by the exons ATGGAAGAGCCCCCCGCGCCCAGCTCTGCTCGGAGAGAGACCGAGGAGCCGGGGGCCCTCGCAG AGGTCATGGAAGAGGTGACATCATGTGCCTTCAACAGCCCTCTGTTCCAGCAGGAAGACAAGAGAGGGATTACCTACCGGATCCCAGCCCTGCTCTACGTGCCCCCCACCCACACCTTCCTGGCCTTTGCAGAGAAGCGTTCTTCAAGAAGGGATGAGGATGCTCTCCACCTGGTGCTGAGGCGAGGGTTGAGGACTGGGCACTTGGTACAG TGGGAACCCCTGAAGCCACTGATGGAAGCCACATTACCTGGTCATCGGACCATGAACCCCTGTCCTGTGTGGGAGCGGAAGAATGGTCGTGTATACCTGTTCTTCATCTGTGTGCGGGGCCGTGTCACCGAGCATCAACAAATTGTGTCAGGAAGAAATGCTACCCGCCTCTGCTTCATCTACAGTCAGGATGCTGGATGTTCGTGGAGTGAGGTCAGGGACTTAACTGAGGAGGTCATTGGCCCAGAGGTGAAGCATTGGGCCACATTTGCTGTGGGCCCAGGTCATGGCATCCAGCTACAATCAGGGAGGCTGGTTGTTCCTGCATATGCCTACTACATCCCTTACTGGTTCTTTTGTTTCCGGTTACCATGTAAAGCCAGGCCTCATTCCCTGATGATCTACAGTGATGACTTAGGGACCACATGGCACCATGGCAGGCTCATTAGGCCCATGGTGACAGTGGAGTGTGAAGTGGCAGAGGTGACTGGGAGGGCTGGCCACCCTGTGCTATATTGCAGTGCCCGGACACCAAACAGGTGCCGGGCAGAGGCTCTCAGCACTGATCATGGTGAATGCTTTCAGAGACTGGCCCTGAGCCGACAGCTCTGTGAGCCCCCACATGGCTGCCAGGGCAGTGTGGTGAGTTTCCGGCCCCTGGAGATCTCACGTAGGTGCCAAGACCCTAGTGACAAAGATGCTCCCACCATTCAGCAGAGCTCTCTGCTGGACAGTCCGCCGAGGCTGGAGGAGGAAAGTGGAGCGTTATCAGAATCATGGCTCTTGTACTCACACCCAACCAGTAGAAAACGGAGGATTGACCTAGGCATCTACCTCAACCAGACCCCCTTGGAGGCTGCCTGCTGGTCCCACCCTTGGATCTTGCACTGTGGGCCCTGTGGCTACTCTGATCTGGCTGCTCTGGAGGAGGAGGGCTTGTTTGGGTGTTTGTTTGAGTGTGGTATCAAGCGGGAGTGTGAACAGATTGCCTTCCGCCTGTTTACAGACCAAGATATCTTGAGCCACATACAGGGAGACTTCACCAGCCCTGGTAGGAACCTAAACTAA